AGCTGAAGATCCACGTCGTCGACTGCACCGCGATCCTCTCGCCGCGTGACGACGGGCTCGACCTGCTCGCGCGTACCGAAGCCCTCGCCAGCGCCGTCGAACAAACCGTCGGCGCGATCCGCCCGCAGGGACCGTCCGAGATCCAGGTCCGCGCGTTCGAGGAGTTCCTCATCATCACCGCGACCGACGCCGCCTACAGCCAGGCCGAGTCCCTGCTCGAAAACATCAGCAGCCATGTCCAGCGGCGCGACGCGATCCAGCATGAGCGCGATCTGCTCGAACAGCGCGATGCGCTCCACCGCGTCCAGCGAGAGATCGAGCGCAACGCCGCCGAACTCGACGAGCTGCAAGCTGCGGCCGTCAATACCCGGGCCCAGCGCGATGCCTTGGAAGCAGAGGGGGTCGCCATCGAACATGCCGACTATCGCCGACTCACGATGGAGTACGACAACATCCAAGCCATCATCGAGACCCTCCGCGCCAACCGCGCCGAGCTTGAGCATCAGTACCGACAACTGCGTAACCTCGGGGGACGCTAAGCCGTGCCATGGCTCAACGACACCCAACAACCGCCGTCAGCCCCCGACTCGGGGCCGTCGGCTTTTAGCGGCCAACCCGCCCCGCCGCCTGCCGTGTCCGCCGCATCACTCCCCAGCCCGCAGGCCGATACCGCTTGCCCACACCCATCCGCCGGCCCGACGATTGAACCTGCACCGCCGCCGCGCGTCTGTATCCTTGAGACACCTCCAGGAACCGACCCATGCGCACCGCCCTGTCCACCACCCTCCTCCTGACCCTGACCCTCGCCCTGGCCGCCGTGCCCGGCTGCGGGGAGTCGTCGTATGACACGATGGAAGCGGCCTCCGAGGCCGACTACTACGCCTACGCCGAGGACGAGGCGGCGATGTCGCCCGCGGCCCCGCCGGGCGCGGAAAGCAGCCAGGACGCTGATGCCAATCCCGGCTCGCTGCCCATCGAGCTGCCCGACGAGCAGACCGAGCGCAAGATCATCTACAACGCCGACATCGACCTGGTCGTCGATGATTTCGAAGGCGTGCCCGACCGCGTCGCCGCGCTTGCCAAGGCGCACAACGGGTTTGTCGCGCAGTCCGCGATCCATGGCTCGGCCGGCGAGCCCCGCGACGGTCGCTGGACCCTGCGCATCCCGTCCGCCCACTACGACGACGTCATGCAGGACGCCGAGTCGATCGGCCAACTGCGCTCCGTGCAGAGCAGCAGCCGGGAGGTCACCGCCGAGTTTGTCGATCTGCAGTCGCGCTTGCGCAACAAACTCGCGGAGGAAGCGCGATTGGCCGAGCACCTGGACCAGTCGACGGGCGACCTCAAAGACATCCTCGAAGTCGAGCGTGAGTTGTCGCGCGTGCGCGGCGAGGTCGAGGTGTATCAGGGTCGCCTCAATATGCTCTCCGACCTGACGTCGATGTCGACGGTGGTGGTGCGGGTCGAGGAGATCCGCGACTACACGCCCGAGCCGACGCAGGAGCCGGGCTTTGGCGCGCAGGCGAGCCGGGCGTGGTCCGGGTCGCTGTCGGCGCTGGGCGATATGGGGCGCGGGCTGGCGATCGGCGCGGTCGCGCTTGCGCCTTGGTTGGTTGTGATCGTCCCGATCGTCCTCATTGGCTGGTTCCTGCTCAAACGGCTTGTCCGCTGTGTGCTGGGCCGTCCCGCGCCTCATACGGCGACCACACCCTAACCGCGTCTCTAAAACAACCGCCCGAGGCCCACAGTTTCCATCTGTGGGTGCCCCACCCTGAACTCTTTTCGCGCGGTGCCCGCCGCGCGATATACTGTCCACGCAGGAGCACCTTTCCCCCGACGCATGGAGGCGTCCCGTGAACGAACACGAACACACCCCGACCGCTGTTGATGTGACCGAGCCGGCGGACTCCCAGCCGGCTTCCCAGCCGGCGGCGGTGTCGGTTGAAAAAGACACGGTGGTTGAGACGCTCCGGGCCGCGGAAGCGGACTCGGCCGATCACGCCGATCACACCGACGAGCCCCAGCCGCAGTGGGACAACACGCCCGAGGTTGTGTCCGTGCAAGAAGTCGATGCCGACCCTGCCCAGGAGCCCGGCACACCTCCCCCCGGCGAAGCCGTGCTCGGAGCCGAGCCCGACCTCGACCCCGGCCCCCCGACCCTCCCCAAACTCGACCGCCTCCCGCGCCCGCAAGAGCCCCGGCTCATCGCGCTCATCAACCAGAAGGGCGGCGTCGGCAAAACGACCACCACCGTCAACCTCGGCGCCGCGCTCGCCGCGTCCGGGCTCCGCGTCCTGATGATCGACCTCGACCCCCAGGCCCACCTCACCCTCTCGGTCGGCATCGACCCCGAGTCGCTCGATTCCTCCATCTATGACCTGCTCACCGACCCCGCCGTCACCGCGAGCGAGGTCGTCCGCATGGTCGAGGGGTCGCCCAACCTCGGCGTGCTCCCGGCCGAGACGAACCTCGCCGGCGTCGAGAGCGAGATGTCTGAAATGGTCGCCACCGGCCTCGCGCAGACCGTGCTGCGCAACAAGACCGCCGACCTCATCAAGCAGTTCGACTACGTCCTGCTCGACTGCCCGCCGTCGCTGGGGCTGCTCACGATCAACGGGCTCACCGCCGCGAAAGAAATCATCGTCCCGATGCAGGCCCACTTCCTCGCGCTCCAGGGCATGGGCAAGCTCTTCGAGACCATCAACATGATCCGCCAGGGCATCAACCCGTCGCTCACCGTCGCGGGCGTCGTGCTGTGCATGCACGAGGCCAACACGATCCTTGCGAGCGATGTCGTGTCGGATGTTGAAGGGTTCTTCGAAGAAGCGCGCGGCACCGCCTTGCCGTGGGCCAACGCCGAGGTCTACGACCCGCCGATCCGCCGGAACATCAAGCTCGCCGAGGCCCCGAGCTTTGGGCAGTCCGTCCTGACCTACGCCGGCGACAGCAACGGCGCGAAGGACTACGCCAAGCTCGCGCGCAGCGTCGCGCGGGCGGCGGTGTAGCTGACTGCGCACAGCCCAACCGAAACGGATTGCAAAACGAATCACACGTTTAGCCGTCGCCCAACGGGCGGCGCGTCGGAGTGGCGGCTGGGTTACGCACGCGCCGCCCGTTGGGCGGTCGGCTAAACAGATGGCCCGCTATCCGAATCGGTGTCTCTCGCAGAATCTGTGGATGCCTCAGCATCCCTCATCAATTCTCCGTACACCACTCGAACAGCGCCTTCCACTCGTGGTGCTGCAGCGCAACGAGGTCGGGCGAGTCGGGCTCGTGCCTTGCATCCGCCCGGGCGACGCGGTCGACGAACTCGAGCGCGTCGTACTCCGCCATATCCGAGCCCGCGGCCGTGCCGCCCGCGAGGTCGATCTTGTTCATCGCCGGATGCGCGCCCGCCTTGCGGTACCAGTACTTCGCGTTGGAGAAGTCGCCCTCGCGCCGGTGCATGATCGCGTGCCAGTAGCAGCCCGTGGGCCCGGGCAACGCCTGGCTGCATTCATGGCTCTTATCAAGCTCGTCCACGTAGAGCCACAGCCCCGCCTGCACGCCCAGGTGCGGCGCGAGCGCGGGGTCGCCGACGACCGACTGCACCAGCGACAGCAACTCGGCCGGGGCCGGGTCTGCCGGGAGCAGCGACGGCATCGCGCGGTTTAATGGCAGCGCCGCAAACACCGGCGCAATCACCGGGTCCAGTTCCTCGGGCAAGATCAATGGCATCGGTCTTCCTCACAAACGCGCGGGTCACGTCTCAAGCACTATGGTAAGTTCATCGGACACGGCACGCCCAAGGATTGACTCACGACCAAAGAAGCCCACGGATTCCAGCCGTGGGTGCTCCCCCCAAGCAACGCACCCGAGCCCCCACCCATGCCCAAAGCCGACCACCTCACCTGGCACGAAGGCGACGTCTCGCGCGACGACCGCAGCAAACTGCTCGGCCAGCGCGGCGCGACCCTCTGGTTCACCGGCATGTCCGGCAGCGGCAAGTCCACCGTCGCCGTCGCGCTCGAACAACACCTCCACGCCCAGGGCCGGCTCTGCTACCGGCTCGACGGCGACAACATCCGTCACGGGCTGTGCTCCAACCTCGGCTTCTCCCCCGAAGACCGCGACGAAAACATCCGACGCATCGGCGAAGTCGCCAAGCTCTTCGCCGACGCCGGCTGCATCACGCTGTGCTCCTTCGTCTCCCCCTACCGCGCCGCCCGCGCCCAGGTCCGCGCGATGCACGACGACGCCAAGCTCCCCTTCTACGAAGTCTTCGTCGACTGCCCGATTCATATCCTCGAACAACGCGACCCCAAAGGGCTCTACAAAAAAGCCCGGGCCGGCGAGATCACCAACATGACCGGCCTCAGCGACGAACACCCCTTCGAACAGCCCGAACAGCCCGACCTGCATCTGCGCACGGATGAAAATACGATCGCGCAGAGCGTCGAGAAGCTCGCGACGCTGCTCAAACAACATACGATCGTGTAGCCCGCCCCCCAATAGCCCGCAGCTAACAGCTGCGCGGGGTTTTGGTTTTCGATTGGGGTAGGCACCGCGCAGCTGTTAGCTGCGGGCTATCGCGCTTGCGAACTCGTTCCCCCCCCTACTCCGCACCCGCGGCGCGCAGCCGGTCGGCGATATCGTCAAACCCACCATCGACTGCGGCCGACAACGCGGTATCCCCCGCTTCGCCTTCCGCATGCACATCCGCCCCGGCCTCCAACAACCGCTCAACGACCTCCAACTGGTTGGTTCCCGCAGCGACCATGAGAGGCGTGATGCCTGCCTTGATCCGGCCATCGACATCCGCGCCTTCCTCAAGAAGCAAATCGATCACATCGAGGTAGCCATGGATACACGCCGCCGCCAGGGGCGTCCAGCCACCGGACTCGGGCGGGTCCATCGACGCATCGGCCTCCAGAAGAAACTCGACGGCTTCGACGTGCCCTTCGCGAGCCGCCATGCCGACCGCGGTCTGCCCGGTCCGGTCCGCCGACTCGATCTCCACACCCGCCTCCACCAGCACTTCGATGACCGTGACATGTCCGCCATGCGCGGCCGCGATGAGTGGGGTCCAGCCGTTGTTGTTCGGCTCATCCGGCTTGCAGCCGTGCTCGATCAGCAACCCGACGGTAGAGGCGTGGCCGTGCGCCGCCGCACTAAAGACAGGCGTTTCCTCATTGACATCTATCGCATCGACGTCCGCCCCGGCTTCGATGAACAGTACAACCATCTCGTCTTGCCCTTTCCCCGCAGCGATATGCAGCACCGTCGCACCGCGCACTGAGGCCAGGTTTACATCAGCACCCGCATCGAGCAGTTGTGTCACGCAGCCAACAGGGGCACGCACCGTCGCGAGCATCAACGCATGCGCCCCCTGGTCATTCACATGGTTAACATCCGCCCCCGACTCAAGCAGCAGTGTCATCATCTCGGACAGGCCGAGCGCAGTGGTACGCATCAGCGCATTCAAGCCGTCTTCATCGAGCGTGTCCACCTCTGCGCCGGCGTCGATCAGCGCGGCTGCGGCCTCGATCTGGTTTCCCGCGCTCGCGACCATCAACGGCGTCCTGCCGTTGGATTCGATCGCCAAGTCAATGTCTGCCCCCGCTTCGAGCAGCAAAGCGATCACTTCGACGTGCCCCCGACCTGCCGCCACATAGAGGGCCGTCGCACGACGCAACTCCAAGTTTACATCTGCCCCGCGCAGGATCAGGTCTTCGACGGCCTGCCGGTTTCCCTCTCCTGCGGCGAGGATAAGCCGGACCTCCAACTCGTTCTCGGGTTGGGCGAATGCCAGATGCGGCTGCAAAGCCATCACAGTGATCAAGGCAGTCAACACCAGAAACTTGAGCATCCCAGGACCCTTTCCGCCGCGTGTGATGAGGTTCGACGAACTCATCGTAGCAGTCGCCTGTCCGTAAAGGAAAGACTGAAACGGAAGGGTATGGGCAATCCGTCATTAGCCCGCGGCTAACTGGCGCGTGGGGGTTGCGCGGGGAGGCCTCGGACCGCGCGGCTGTTAGCCGCGGGCTATTGTGGGTTGAATGCCTGCACCCGCTATCATCCGCGTCATGCCGTATGACCTGCACATGCACTCGACCGCGTCCGACGGGACCGATGCGCCGGGGGACCTTGCGCGGCTGGTGAAGGACGCGGGGCTTGCGGGGTTTGCGTTGACGGACCACGACACGACGAGCGGGCTCGCGGACGCGGCGGCGGCGGCGAAGCGGCTTCGGCTGAAGTTTGTGCCCGGCATCGAGCTGTCGGCCGACCCGGGGTCGATCGCGCCCCCGGAAGCGGGTGGCGTCGCGAGCGACACGCCGGGCGTCGGCACGCTGCATATCCTGGGCTACCACGTGCGCCACGACGACGCGGGGCTCGCGCGGCTCGGCGAGCGGCTGCGCGCGACGCGCGCGAAGCGCAACCCCGAGGTCGTCGAAAAGCTCCAGCAGCTCGGGGTCAAGATCGAATACGACGAGGTCCTCGCGGCGGCGGGTGTGCCCGAATCGGCCTGGGGCGATGCGGCGGCGATCGACGCGACGGGGGTTATCGTCGGCCGGCCTCACATCGCGCAGGTGCTGATCGCCAAGGGGTATGTCAGGTCCATCCACGAGGCGTTCGCGAAGTACATCGGCTTCGGCGGCGCGGCGCACACGCGCAAGGACCGGCTGAGCGCCGCCGAGGCGATCGCCGCGATCCACGCGGCCGGGGGCGCGGCGGTGCTCGCGCACCCGGTGCAGCTGCGGTTGGCCGAGGACTTGCTGGAGCACGCGGTCGCGCGTTTGGCCGACCTCGGGCTTGATGGGATCGAGACCCGGCACAGCGACCACGGCCCGGGCGACACCGAGCAATTCACTGACTACGCGGAGCGTTTCGGTCTGGTCACGACGGGCGGGAGCGACTACCACGGCTCACGCAAACACGTCGCGCTGGGGTCGGTAACGGTGACGGGCGAGGACGCGGAGCGGCTTGAGGCGGCGGCGGCGCGGCATGGGTGAGGTGAGAAAGAAGCCCACGCTCGGTGAGCGTGGGCTTCGGGGGTGTCGCGTTTTTGTGTCTGGTCTTTAGCGTCGTCGGCGACGCAGGAACAGGCCGGAGATGGCGAAGGCGGCGAGCGCGGTGGGCTCGGGGACCGCCGCGCCGGGGAAGCCGGGCAGGGTGTCGCCCCAGTTGGCTTCAATGATGTCCAGGTCGAGCTGGTCGATGACGCCGTCGTTGTTCGTATCGCCTCGGCTGTGGTTGCCGGCCGCGACGGTGTCGCCCCAGTTGGCGAGCAGGAGGTCGAGGTCTTCGACGCCGACGAGCCCGTCTTCGGTCAGGTCGCCGGGGTTCACGGCATCGAAGAAGCGTGAGATTGCGCTGGCGCTGACGTGGCTGCCTTGGAGGTACTCGAGCATGAGCAGCGCGTCTTCGTCGTTGACCGAGCCGTCCTGGTTGGTGTCGCCCGCGTCGTAGTCGGCGTCGGGGTTGGCGTTGTTGAAGTCGGTTTCGGACATCGTGATGGCCTGGCCGAAGAGGTCGACGTCGCCGACGTTGACGGCGTCGTTGCCGCTCAGGTCGCCGAGGATGCGGTCGGTCACGAGGCGGTAGATGTTGCCGCCGAGTGTGAGGAAGTAGAGGTTGCCGTCGGCGTCCTC
The sequence above is a segment of the Phycisphaeraceae bacterium D3-23 genome. Coding sequences within it:
- a CDS encoding PHP domain-containing protein; translated protein: MPAPAIIRVMPYDLHMHSTASDGTDAPGDLARLVKDAGLAGFALTDHDTTSGLADAAAAAKRLRLKFVPGIELSADPGSIAPPEAGGVASDTPGVGTLHILGYHVRHDDAGLARLGERLRATRAKRNPEVVEKLQQLGVKIEYDEVLAAAGVPESAWGDAAAIDATGVIVGRPHIAQVLIAKGYVRSIHEAFAKYIGFGGAAHTRKDRLSAAEAIAAIHAAGGAAVLAHPVQLRLAEDLLEHAVARLADLGLDGIETRHSDHGPGDTEQFTDYAERFGLVTTGGSDYHGSRKHVALGSVTVTGEDAERLEAAAARHG
- a CDS encoding DUF4349 domain-containing protein produces the protein MRTALSTTLLLTLTLALAAVPGCGESSYDTMEAASEADYYAYAEDEAAMSPAAPPGAESSQDADANPGSLPIELPDEQTERKIIYNADIDLVVDDFEGVPDRVAALAKAHNGFVAQSAIHGSAGEPRDGRWTLRIPSAHYDDVMQDAESIGQLRSVQSSSREVTAEFVDLQSRLRNKLAEEARLAEHLDQSTGDLKDILEVERELSRVRGEVEVYQGRLNMLSDLTSMSTVVVRVEEIRDYTPEPTQEPGFGAQASRAWSGSLSALGDMGRGLAIGAVALAPWLVVIVPIVLIGWFLLKRLVRCVLGRPAPHTATTP
- a CDS encoding AAA family ATPase codes for the protein MNEHEHTPTAVDVTEPADSQPASQPAAVSVEKDTVVETLRAAEADSADHADHTDEPQPQWDNTPEVVSVQEVDADPAQEPGTPPPGEAVLGAEPDLDPGPPTLPKLDRLPRPQEPRLIALINQKGGVGKTTTTVNLGAALAASGLRVLMIDLDPQAHLTLSVGIDPESLDSSIYDLLTDPAVTASEVVRMVEGSPNLGVLPAETNLAGVESEMSEMVATGLAQTVLRNKTADLIKQFDYVLLDCPPSLGLLTINGLTAAKEIIVPMQAHFLALQGMGKLFETINMIRQGINPSLTVAGVVLCMHEANTILASDVVSDVEGFFEEARGTALPWANAEVYDPPIRRNIKLAEAPSFGQSVLTYAGDSNGAKDYAKLARSVARAAV
- the cysC gene encoding adenylyl-sulfate kinase, with translation MPKADHLTWHEGDVSRDDRSKLLGQRGATLWFTGMSGSGKSTVAVALEQHLHAQGRLCYRLDGDNIRHGLCSNLGFSPEDRDENIRRIGEVAKLFADAGCITLCSFVSPYRAARAQVRAMHDDAKLPFYEVFVDCPIHILEQRDPKGLYKKARAGEITNMTGLSDEHPFEQPEQPDLHLRTDENTIAQSVEKLATLLKQHTIV
- a CDS encoding ankyrin repeat domain-containing protein, giving the protein MLKFLVLTALITVMALQPHLAFAQPENELEVRLILAAGEGNRQAVEDLILRGADVNLELRRATALYVAAGRGHVEVIALLLEAGADIDLAIESNGRTPLMVASAGNQIEAAAALIDAGAEVDTLDEDGLNALMRTTALGLSEMMTLLLESGADVNHVNDQGAHALMLATVRAPVGCVTQLLDAGADVNLASVRGATVLHIAAGKGQDEMVVLFIEAGADVDAIDVNEETPVFSAAAHGHASTVGLLIEHGCKPDEPNNNGWTPLIAAAHGGHVTVIEVLVEAGVEIESADRTGQTAVGMAAREGHVEAVEFLLEADASMDPPESGGWTPLAAACIHGYLDVIDLLLEEGADVDGRIKAGITPLMVAAGTNQLEVVERLLEAGADVHAEGEAGDTALSAAVDGGFDDIADRLRAAGAE